The following coding sequences lie in one Xanthomonas hortorum pv. pelargonii genomic window:
- a CDS encoding excinuclease ABC subunit UvrA — MSNAISSSSGLVRVRGAREHNLKNVDVDIPRDALVVFTGVSGSGKSSLAFGTIFAEAQRRYLDSISPYARRLIDQVGVPEVDSIEGLPPAVALQQARGAPSARSSVGSVTTISNSLRMLYSRAGTYPPGQEIIYADGFSPNTPAGACPTCHGLGRIYDATEATMVLDRTLSIRDRAVAAWPGAWHGQNQRDILTTLGHDVDVPWHTLPKKTRDWILYTDEQPVVPVYAGYSLDEVKRALRRKEEPSYMGTFTSARRYVLHTFATTQSAQMKKRVAQYLISTQCPQCDGKRLRREALSVTFAGLDIGELSRRPLDEVAELLRPAAEGDAGKRKRNNARTQADTHPEQAIAAQRIAADLRARIAVVQALGLGYLSLERSTPTLSPGELQRLRLATQIRSQLFGVVYVMDEPSAGLHPADAQALLGALDQLKAAGNSVFVVEHEVDVIRHADWIVDVGPAAGVHGGQVLYSGPPAGLEQVDASSTRRYLFGTPPQVHSHARAATGWLQLRGITRNNVRALDVDLPLGVFTTVTGVSGSGKSSLVSQALVELLAAHLGQTQAEEDEALDPLERGTQVPLGGAIVGGLEQVRRLVRVDQKPIGRTPRSNLATYTGLFDPVRKLFAATPAARRRRYDPGQFSFNVAKGRCATCEGEGSVHVELLFMPSVYAPCPTCHGTRYNAKTLEIELRGHSIAQVLEMTVDQAATFFAEDASVLRPLQVLREVGLGYLRLGQPATELSGGEAQRIKLATELQRAQRRDTVYVLDEPTTGLHPADVDTLMRQLQGLVVAGNTVIVVEHDMRVAASSDWVLDMGPGAGGAGGNVVVAGTPDVVARHRGSRTAPFLGALICLMIDVAVGRQRAV, encoded by the coding sequence ATGTCCAACGCAATCTCGTCGTCCTCTGGCCTGGTGCGTGTGCGCGGTGCGCGCGAGCACAACCTCAAGAACGTGGACGTGGACATCCCGCGCGATGCGCTGGTGGTGTTCACCGGAGTGTCCGGCTCGGGCAAGTCGTCGCTGGCGTTCGGCACCATTTTTGCCGAGGCGCAACGTCGCTATCTGGATTCCATTTCGCCGTATGCGCGGCGCCTGATCGACCAGGTTGGCGTGCCGGAAGTGGATTCCATCGAAGGCCTGCCGCCGGCAGTGGCCTTGCAGCAGGCGCGCGGCGCACCGAGTGCGCGCTCGTCGGTGGGCAGCGTCACCACCATCTCCAATTCCTTGCGCATGCTGTATTCGCGTGCAGGCACGTATCCGCCGGGGCAGGAGATCATCTATGCGGACGGATTTTCGCCCAATACCCCCGCCGGTGCATGCCCCACCTGTCATGGCCTGGGGCGCATCTACGACGCCACCGAAGCGACCATGGTGCTGGATCGCACACTGAGCATCCGCGATCGCGCAGTGGCCGCCTGGCCCGGTGCCTGGCATGGACAGAACCAGCGCGATATCCTCACCACGCTGGGCCACGACGTCGACGTGCCGTGGCACACGCTGCCGAAGAAAACCCGCGACTGGATTCTCTACACCGACGAGCAACCGGTGGTGCCGGTGTATGCCGGCTACAGCCTGGACGAGGTCAAGCGCGCGCTGCGCCGCAAGGAAGAACCCAGTTACATGGGCACCTTCACCAGTGCGCGGCGCTATGTGCTGCACACCTTCGCCACCACCCAAAGCGCGCAGATGAAAAAGCGCGTGGCGCAGTATCTGATCAGCACGCAGTGCCCGCAGTGCGATGGCAAGCGGCTACGGCGCGAGGCGTTGTCGGTGACCTTTGCTGGGCTGGATATCGGCGAGCTGTCGCGCAGGCCACTGGATGAAGTGGCCGAGTTGTTGCGCCCGGCTGCCGAGGGCGATGCTGGCAAGCGCAAGCGGAATAACGCGCGCACGCAGGCCGACACACATCCCGAGCAAGCGATCGCCGCGCAACGCATCGCTGCCGATCTACGCGCGCGGATCGCCGTGGTGCAGGCACTGGGCCTGGGCTATCTCAGCCTGGAGCGCAGCACGCCCACGCTGTCGCCAGGCGAGCTGCAACGGCTGCGGCTGGCCACGCAGATCCGCTCGCAATTGTTCGGCGTGGTGTATGTGATGGACGAGCCCTCGGCAGGCCTGCATCCGGCCGATGCGCAGGCATTGCTGGGTGCGCTGGATCAGCTCAAGGCTGCGGGTAATTCGGTTTTCGTGGTCGAACACGAGGTGGATGTGATCCGCCATGCCGACTGGATCGTGGACGTGGGCCCGGCTGCCGGCGTGCATGGCGGGCAGGTGCTCTACAGCGGCCCGCCTGCGGGACTGGAACAGGTGGACGCCTCGTCCACGCGGCGCTATCTGTTCGGCACGCCGCCGCAGGTGCACAGCCATGCGCGCGCAGCCACCGGGTGGCTGCAGTTGCGCGGCATCACCCGCAACAATGTGCGCGCACTGGATGTGGACTTGCCGCTGGGCGTGTTCACCACCGTCACCGGCGTGTCCGGCTCGGGCAAGTCGTCGTTGGTGAGCCAGGCGCTGGTGGAATTGCTGGCCGCCCATCTTGGGCAAACGCAGGCAGAGGAAGACGAGGCGCTGGATCCGCTGGAGCGTGGCACGCAGGTGCCGCTGGGTGGCGCAATCGTCGGTGGACTCGAACAGGTGCGTCGTCTGGTGCGCGTAGACCAAAAACCGATCGGCCGCACACCGCGTTCGAATCTGGCCACTTACACCGGCTTATTCGATCCGGTACGCAAGCTATTCGCCGCCACGCCAGCCGCGCGTCGCCGCCGTTACGACCCGGGGCAGTTTTCGTTCAATGTCGCCAAGGGCCGCTGCGCCACCTGCGAAGGCGAAGGCTCGGTGCACGTGGAATTGCTGTTCATGCCCAGCGTCTACGCACCGTGCCCCACCTGTCATGGCACGCGCTACAACGCCAAGACCCTGGAGATCGAACTGCGTGGTCACAGCATCGCGCAGGTGTTGGAAATGACGGTGGACCAAGCCGCCACATTCTTTGCCGAAGACGCCAGCGTGCTGCGTCCGTTGCAGGTGTTGCGCGAAGTAGGACTGGGCTATCTGCGTCTCGGCCAGCCGGCCACCGAACTCTCCGGTGGCGAGGCGCAGCGCATCAAGCTGGCCACCGAACTGCAACGCGCGCAGCGGCGCGACACCGTCTATGTGCTGGACGAGCCGACCACCGGCTTGCATCCGGCCGACGTGGACACCTTGATGCGCCAGCTGCAAGGCCTGGTGGTGGCGGGCAATACGGTGATCGTGGTCGAACACGATATGCGCGTGGCCGCCAGCAGCGACTGGGTGCTGGACATGGGGCCGGGCGCGGGTGGTGCGGGCGGCAATGTTGTGGTGGCGGGTACACCTGATGTGGTTGCACGGCATCGCGGCAGCCGGACTGCTCCCTTTCTCGGGGCGCTGATCTGTTTAATGATAGATGTCGCAGTTGGACGACAACGCGCTGTCTAA
- a CDS encoding HD domain-containing protein → MTALTERYALAVDYARIAHAGQLRKGTQIPYLSHLLGVSTLVLECGGDEEQAIAGLLHDVVEDCGGGHEASIRAQFGDTVADIVMACTDATAEDKAEVDNTERARKRDWRERKLAYLDHLRKTPERALLVSGCDKLYNARTIVQDLENPAVGQDIFNVFTAGREGTLWYYGELEAIFRTRDAATARLFSGVVARMQALADTGEQPVPAHALG, encoded by the coding sequence ATGACCGCTCTCACCGAACGTTACGCCCTGGCTGTGGATTACGCGCGCATCGCCCATGCCGGGCAGCTGCGCAAGGGCACGCAAATTCCGTATCTGAGCCATTTGCTGGGCGTGTCCACGCTGGTGCTGGAATGCGGCGGCGATGAGGAGCAGGCCATTGCCGGGCTGTTGCACGATGTGGTGGAAGACTGCGGCGGCGGCCATGAGGCCTCGATCCGCGCGCAGTTCGGCGATACCGTGGCCGACATCGTGATGGCGTGTACCGACGCCACTGCCGAAGACAAGGCCGAAGTGGACAACACCGAGCGCGCACGCAAACGCGATTGGCGCGAGCGCAAGTTGGCCTACCTGGACCACTTGCGCAAGACGCCGGAGCGCGCGCTATTGGTATCGGGCTGCGACAAGCTCTATAACGCGCGCACCATCGTGCAGGACCTGGAAAACCCCGCCGTGGGCCAGGACATCTTCAACGTGTTCACCGCCGGGCGCGAGGGCACGCTGTGGTACTACGGCGAGCTGGAAGCCATCTTTCGCACGCGCGATGCCGCCACTGCGCGGTTGTTCAGTGGCGTGGTGGCGCGCATGCAGGCATTGGCCGATACCGGCGAGCAGCCGGTGCCGGCGCATGCGTTGGGGTGA
- a CDS encoding EAL domain-containing protein, whose amino-acid sequence MPTLPVCNACRDGQDFPTAITMAFQPIVDVSTRTVYAGEALVRGINGESAGSILAAVDERNRYAFDQACRIKAIECAAQTALPALLSINFMPNAVYNPEHCLRATLSATEQYGWPLDAIIFEVSEQEHLAEPAHLLDIMRTYQARGLKTAIDDFGAGYSGLGLLADFQPDLLKLDIALVRGIDADRSRQTIVRHTTRMCEELGIAVIAEGIEHPDEYRALRDMGIHLQQGYLFARPQIGVLPQVHWPE is encoded by the coding sequence ATGCCGACCCTTCCCGTTTGCAACGCCTGCCGCGATGGCCAGGACTTCCCCACCGCCATCACCATGGCGTTCCAGCCCATCGTCGATGTGTCCACCCGCACGGTCTATGCCGGCGAAGCGCTGGTGCGTGGCATCAACGGCGAATCGGCCGGCAGCATCCTGGCCGCAGTGGATGAGCGCAACCGCTACGCCTTCGATCAGGCCTGCCGCATCAAGGCGATCGAATGCGCCGCGCAGACCGCGCTGCCGGCCTTGTTGTCGATCAACTTCATGCCCAATGCGGTCTACAACCCCGAGCACTGCCTGCGCGCCACGCTCTCGGCCACCGAGCAATACGGCTGGCCGCTGGACGCCATCATCTTCGAGGTCAGCGAACAGGAACACCTGGCCGAGCCGGCGCATCTGCTCGACATCATGCGCACCTATCAAGCGCGCGGCCTGAAGACCGCCATCGACGACTTCGGCGCCGGCTATTCCGGCCTCGGCCTGCTCGCAGACTTCCAACCGGATCTGCTCAAGCTGGACATCGCGTTGGTGCGCGGCATCGACGCCGACCGCAGCCGCCAGACCATCGTCCGCCACACCACCCGCATGTGCGAAGAACTCGGCATCGCGGTGATTGCCGAAGGCATCGAACACCCCGACGAATACCGCGCCCTGCGCGATATGGGCATCCACCTGCAACAAGGCTATCTGTTCGCCCGCCCGCAGATTGGTGTGTTGCCGCAGGTGCATTGGCCGGAGTGA
- a CDS encoding UBP-type zinc finger domain-containing protein gives MSDPCTHTGQIAGVTPSARGCEDCLAIDSPWVHLRLCRSCGHVGCCDDSPHKHATAHYRATHHPIIEGYDPPEGWGWCYVDEVEVALPDQTPQLGPIPRYV, from the coding sequence ATGAGTGATCCATGCACGCATACCGGGCAGATTGCCGGCGTCACGCCGAGCGCGCGTGGCTGCGAAGACTGCCTGGCAATCGACAGCCCCTGGGTGCATCTGCGCCTGTGCCGCAGTTGCGGCCATGTGGGCTGCTGCGATGATTCGCCGCACAAACACGCCACTGCGCATTACCGCGCCACACACCACCCCATCATCGAAGGCTACGACCCGCCCGAAGGGTGGGGCTGGTGCTATGTGGACGAGGTGGAAGTGGCGTTGCCGGATCAGACGCCGCAGCTGGGGCCGATTCCGCGGTATGTGTGA